From the Chryseobacterium fluminis genome, the window TTACAAGTAATTATGTAATCATGAAATTTATCCTGCTACTGATGAGTATAATGAATGATGATATTTAATAATCAATTTAACTTTACATCCTGAAAGCCGATCTAAATATCACAGAAGATAATATGATCTACATATAATCAATTTTCACTATTTTAGCCGATTGATAAATTAATCGGGAAATCGGATGATTTTTTTCATCTGGGATCCGGAAAAACAACAGCAGTAAGATGAAAAAACAAGACCTTCCTCAGGATGAAAGCAATATGAAATCAGCCAACATGACTGAGGTTTTATATGTAACTGATGAGAACAACAATTATACTACTGCAAACAGTACGGGTTGGGAGGCGAAGAAAGCTGCTTTAGACGAATCTATCGCTTTAATTAATGAAAGAATTGAAGAAGCCAGGCAAAATGTTGCCCATAATAAGGTAAGTCCGATTATTTACTTCATGGAACTGAATAAGATGGATCTGCAGGTGCTTGCCGCCTATGTAGGAATGTGGCAATGGCGTGTAAAAAGACATGCAAAACCTAAAATATTTAAGACACTAAGCGAATCCGTACTGAAAAAATATGCCGATACCTTCGGAATTTCAGTGGATGAATTAAAAAACTTCAACGGTAAATAAGTAAAGCCATATTGGTTTAGCAGGGTTTATCTGAGATCAAAAAGAGAAAGCTACGAATGAAACTTAATTTTGAGCACCATCAGACCGCGCATTGCGAAAACGGTGTGGCCTCCAATTTATTATTGAACAAAGGGCTGAAACTCAGCGAACCTATGATTTTCGGAATTGGTTCCGGATTATTCTTTGTGTATTTACCTTTTCTGAAGGTAAATTTCGCTCCTGGTTTCAGCTACCGTCCGATGCCGGGTGCTATTTTCAGCAAAGCAGCAAAGAGACTGGGCATTAAAATCAAAAGAGAAAAATTTTCAAATCCTGCAGATGCACAGAAAGCACTGGAAAGAAATTTGGATCAAAATATACCTACAGGTTTACAGGTAGGCGTTTTTAACCTTACCTACTTTCCTGAAGAATATAAATTCCATTTCAATGCGCACAACCTTGTTGTTTACGGAAAAGAAGACGGCAGATTCCTGATCAGTGATCCTGTTATGGATTATGCAACCACCCTTACAGAAGCGGAACTGGAAAAAGTGAGATATGCTAAAGGAGCCCTTCCACCGAAAGGTCATATGTATTATCCTACCTACATTCCCGACCATGTAAATCTCGAAGAAGCGATCAAAAAGGGAATCAAAGATACCTGTAAAAATATGTTGGCTCCCGTTCCGAT encodes:
- a CDS encoding BtrH N-terminal domain-containing protein; amino-acid sequence: MKLNFEHHQTAHCENGVASNLLLNKGLKLSEPMIFGIGSGLFFVYLPFLKVNFAPGFSYRPMPGAIFSKAAKRLGIKIKREKFSNPADAQKALERNLDQNIPTGLQVGVFNLTYFPEEYKFHFNAHNLVVYGKEDGRFLISDPVMDYATTLTEAELEKVRYAKGALPPKGHMYYPTYIPDHVNLEEAIKKGIKDTCKNMLAPVPIIGVKAIRWVARSIPKWAAKKGTKTTNHYLGQLIRMQEEIGTGGGGFRFIYGAFLQEAAIILKNDQLNELSIEITAIGDLWRDFAVDIARVYKNRNSKSDIYNQLSRTMLHIADLEEAFYKKLRKAI